The genomic DNA GTGCGCCGCGGTGCCGCTGGTGACGGTGAGGGCGGCGAGCGCGACCACTGCCGCGGTGACGGTTCTGCGTACGCCCATCCGGTGACCGGTCACGCCGCCTCCTTCGAAAGGGCCTGCCGACGGCCTCCGCGGGCCTGCTCGGCGCCTGTTTCCGGGGCCTGTCCAGGGTGTGCGATCGGGGTGTGCGATCCGGGTGAATCCGTGCCTTCGAGAGTACGCCCGCGCGGTGCGCGGCGCGCGACGGTGCGCACGGCGGGCGAAACCCGTGCTCCTCGCCCGCTCCTTCCGTGCTCCTCTCCCGCACGGCCCGCCGTGCGAAACGCTTGAGCGGGCGGCCCCCGCTTCGTTACCCTCCAGTAAGTTCGTGCGGGCGGAACCGGGAGAACCGGTGGATCCGGCGGACACGAGGGAGGCGGCAGCCCATGTCCCCAACCGAACCCACCGAGCGCACCGGACCGGGCACCTCACCCCCGCCGGCGGGGACCCCGGCACCGGCACCGGAGCAAGCACCGGCGCACGCGCCGCCCGGTCTGGCCGACAGCGCACGGCGGCTGGCCGAGGGACGCACCACCTCCATCGCACTCGTCGCGGCCTGTCTCGCCCGGATCGAGGCGACGCAGGGCACCGTCAACGCCTTCCGGCACCTGAGGGCCGAAGCCGCGCTCGCCGAGGCCGCGGAAGCCGACCGGCGGCTCGCGGCGGGGGAGCGGCTGCCGCTGCTAGGTGTGCCGGTCGCCGTCAAGGACGACACCGATGTCGCGGGCCTGCCCACCCACTTCGGCTGCGACGGCGACCTGCCCCCGGCCGCGTCCGACAGCGAGGCGGTCCGCAGACTGCGCGCCGCGGGGGCCGTCGTGGTCGGCAAGACCAACTCCTGCGAGCTGGGCCAGTGGCCGTTCACCGAGGGCGCGGCCTTCGGCGCCACCCGCAACCCCTGGAACACCGGGCACACCCCGGGCGGCTCGTCCGGAGGCTCCGCGGCGGCCGTCGCCGCCGGGCTCGTGCCCGCGGCGCTGGGCTCGGACGGGGCGGGCTCCGTCCGTATCCCCGCCGCCTGGACCCACCTCGTCGGCATCAAACCGCAGCGCGGCAGGATCTCCACCCACCCCCACAGCGACTCCTTCCAGGGCCTCACCGTCAACGGCCCCCTGGCCCGTACCGTCGCCGACGCCGCCCTCCTGCTGGACGCGGTCGCCGGACCGCACCCGGACGACCCGCACCGCCCGCCCGCCGTCAGCGCCTCGGCCGCCGCTCTGCGCGATCCGGGCCGGCTGCGCATCGCGCTCGCCTGGCGGCCCCCGCTCACCCTCACCCGCGCCGCCCCGCACCCGGAGGTGCGCAGGGCCGTCACCGCGCTCGCCGAGGCCCTGGCCCGCCTGGGCCACCACGTCGAGGAGGCCCGCCCCCGCTACGGGCTGATCGGTCTCGCCTTCGTCCCCCGCGCCACCACCGGCATCGCCGAATTCGCCGCCCGCCACCCCGACCCGGCCCTCCTGGACCCGCGCACCCGCAGCGCCCTGCGCACCGGTACCCGCCTCGGCGGCCGGGCCGTACGGGCGGCCCGCGCCCGCGAGGTGCACCAGCACCGCAGGATCGGTGCACTCTTCGACGCCTCCGGGGCCGGGTTCGACGTACTGCTCACCCCGACCACGGCCGCCCCACCGCCCCGTATCGGCACCTTCGACCGGCTGAGCGCCTGGCGCACCGACCTCACGATGGCCGCGGCCTGCCCGTACGCCTGGCCCTGGAACGTCCTGGGCTGGCCCGGCATCAACGTTCCGGCCGGGTTCACCCGCGACGGCCTCCCCCTGGGCGCACAGCTCCTGGGCCCCTCCCGCAGCGAGGAACGGCTGATCGCGCTCGCCGCCCAGCTGGAGGACGACCGGCGCTGGTTCGAACACCGCCCGCCCGCCCCCGCCGCGCTCGGCTTCACCGTTTCCTCCTGAAGGCGGTCCTCCGCGTACGGATCCGGGCCGGTGGAACCCCGGAGAAGGCCGGGGGAGGCCCGGGAACACGGGCGCTGAAGGGCCGAGCGGCGAAGAACGAGTACGGGGGCCTTGTGGAGAGAGGAGCGGCCACGGGATATCTTGATGTCAAGCAATGTTGCAGCAGACGTGGAGCGGAGCACCCGGTGACTGACTCGACCATCATCTATACGCACACCGACGAGGCCCCTGCCCTGGCGACCTATTCGTTCCTGCCCGTCGTCGAGGCCTACGCCTCGACCGCGGGGGTCACGGTGGAGAGCCGCGACATCTCCCTGGCGGGACGGATCATCGCCGGCTTCCCGGAGCGGCTGAAGGCCGACCAGCGTATCGATGACGCACTCGCCGAGCTCGGTGAGCTGGCCAGGACTCCCGGCGCCAACATCATCAAGCTGCCGAACATCTCGGCGTCCATCCCGCAGCTGAAGGCCGCGATCGCCGAGCTCCAGGAGCAGGGCTACGCCCTCCCGGACTACCCGGACGACCCGCAGACCGACGAGGACAAGGACGTCCGCGCCCGTTACGACAAGGTCAAGGGCAGTGCGGTCAACCCCGTCCTGCGCGAGGGCAACTCCGACCGCCGCGCCCCCGCGTCGGTCAAGAACTACGCCAAGGCGCACCCCCACCGCATGGGCGCCTGGACGGCCGACTCGAAGACGAACGTCGCGACCATGGGCGTCGACGACTTCCGGTCCACCGAGAAGTCCGCCGTCATCGCCGGGGACGGTTCGCTGCGCATCGAGCTGACCGGTGACGACGGCACCACCACCGTGCTGCGCGAGTCCGTTCCGGTCCTCGCCGGCGAGGTCGTGGACGCGGCCGTCATGCGCGTCGCCGCGCTGCGCGAGTTCTTCGCCGCGCAGGTCGCCCGCGCCAAGGCCGAGGACGTGCTGTTCTCCGTGCACCTGAAGGCCACGATGATGAAGGTCTCCGACCCGATCATCTTCGGCCACGTGGTCCGCGCCTTCTTCCCGAACACCTTCGCCAAGTACGGTGACGTGCTCGTCGCGGCCGGTCTCACCCCGAACGACGGCCTCGGCGGCATCCTCAAGGGCCTGGACTCCGTGCCGCAGGTCGGCGCCGAGATCAAGGCGTCCTTCGAGGCCGAGCTCGCCGAGGGCCCGGCCCTGGCGATGGTCGACTCCGACAAGGGCATCACCAACCTCCACGTCCCCAGCGATGTCATCGTCGACGCCTCCATGCCGGCCATGATCCGCACCTCCGGCCACATGTGGGGCCCGGACGGCAACGAGGCCGACACCCTGGCGGTCCTCCCGGACAGCAGCTACGCGGGCGTCTACCAGGTGGTCATCGACGACTGCCGCGCGCACGGCGCCTTCGACCCGTCGACCATGGGCTCCGTACCCAACGTCGGTCTGATGGCACAGAAGGCCGAGGAGTACGGCAGCCACGACAAGACCTTCGAGATCCCCACCACCGGTTCGGTGCGGGTCGTCGACAACAACGGCGACGTCGTGCTGGAGCAGGCCGTCGCCGCGGGCGACATCTTCCGGATGTGCCAGACCAAGGACCTGCCGATCCAGGACTGGGTCAAGCTCGCCGTCACCCGCGCCCGCGCGACTGGCAACCCGGCCGTGTTCTGGCTGGACGAGGGCCGGGCGCACGACGCCAACCTCATCGCCAAGGTCACCACCTACCTGGCCGACCACGACACCGACGGCCTCGACATCTCCATCAGGACGCCCGAGGAGGCGACCGCGTACTCCCTGGAGCGCATCCGCCGCGGCGAGGACACCATCTCGGTGACCGGCAACGTGCTGCGTGACTACCTCACCGACCTGTTCCCCATCCTTGAGCTGGGCACCAGCGCGAAGATGCTCTCCGTCGTCCCCCTGATGAACGGTGGCGGACTGTTCGAGACCGGCGCCGGTGGCTCCGCTCCCAAGCACGTCCAGCAGCTGGTCAAGGAGAACTACCTGCGCTGGGACAGCCTGGGTGAGTTCCTCGCCCTCGCCGTCAGCTTCGAGCACCTGGCCACGACCACGGGCAACGCGCGTGCCCAGGTTCTCGCCGACACCCTGGACCGGGCCACCGGCACCTTCCTCAACGAGGACAAGTCGCCCAGCCGTAAGCTCGGCGGGATCGACAACCGGGGCAGCCACTTCTACCTGGCGCTCTACTGGGCCCAGGAGCTGGCGCGGCAGACCGACGACGCCAAGCTCGCCGAGGCGTTCGCGCCGCTCGCCAAGACGCTGGCCGAGCAGGAGGAGACCATCGTCGCCGAGCTGATCGCGGTGCAGGGTTCGCCGGTCGACATCGGCAGCTACTACCAGCCCGACCCGGCGAAGGCCGCCGCGGTCATGCGCCCGTCCGCGACGTTCAACGAGGCGATCGCCACCCTCGTCTGACGGTCACGCCCGTCTGACGGTCACGCCCGCTCAGCTGATGTCCCGCTCCACCGCCCCGGCCGGCCCTGTGCCCGGCCGGGGCGGTCGTGTCTGACGGGTCAAGGTGTCTGACGGGTCACGTGTCTTCCGGGACGCGCAGGCTGCGCTTTCCGTCCACGGCCGGATCCTTGGTGTTGCGCAGCGAGTCGAGGATGGCCAGCCCCTGCCCCACCAGTCCCGCCGCCAGGCTGTTGACGCCGTCGGTCCCGTTCAGCACGGTGAGCCGGGCTCCGGCCATGCCGCGGGCCGCGGCGTCGGCGAGGGCGGGCAGGTTCTCCACGACCCGGTTGGCCGCGATGAGTTCCTGGTTCCCGTCGCGCAGCGAGAGCGCGCGGGCGGAATTGGCGTCCGCCTGCGCCTGGGCGAGCGTCCGTTCGGCGTAGGCGCTGCCGTCCGCCGCGAACCTGGCCTGGTCACGGGCGGCCTCGGCCAGCGTCCGGAGACGGTATGCCTCGGCGTCCGCCGGACGCCTGACCTCCGCCTCCAGCCGCTGGGCGGCCAGCTGGGCCTGCCGCTCGGCGAGTGCCGTCTGCTCCTCGATGACGTCGTGGGACGCCCTGGCCTGCGCGAGCGGACCGGCCTGCGCGGCCCGGGCGTTGTACTGTTCCGTCTCGGCGAGGAACCCGGCCCGTTTGATGGCCGTGTCCCGCTCGTACTCGGCCTTCAGTGCCGCCGCCTGCTGCTCGCGCTCGCTGGCCTCCTGATCGGCTCTCGCCTGCGCGATCCTTGCCTGACTGGCCACCGCGGACACGTGCGGGGCCGCGAGGTTGTCGATGTACCCGGTGGCGTCCTCGATCTCCTGGATCTGGAGCGCGTCCACCACGATGCCGAGCTTCTCCATCTCGCTGTGGCTGCCCACCATCACCTCCTGGGCGACCCGGCTGCGTTCCCGGATGATCTGCTCGACGGTCAGTCCGCCCACGATGGAGCGGAGGTGTCCGGCGAAGATCCGGCCGACCAGTTCCTCCATCCGGTCCTGCTCCGAGAGGAAGCGCCGTGCCGCGTTGGCGATCGACACCGCGTCGTCCCCGACCTTGAAGACACACACCGCGCGCACGCGCAGCCTGATGCCCTGCTGGGTGACGCAGTCCTCGGCGATCTCGGCCTCCCGCAGGGCCAGGGACAGCATGCGGGCCTTCTGTTTCACCGGCAGTACGAAACTCCCGTGACCGGTGACGATCCGGAACTGTGTCTCCTGCGCCTGCCGCTTCGTCCCGGAGATCAGCATCGCCTCGTTGGGCGCGGGAACGTGCCAGAACAGCATGAGGGAACTCCCGCCGTGATGGTTCGTGGTGTCACGCATGACTCAGGTCGGCAGCGGCGCGACGATCACCGAACGCGCCGAGATGCTCTCGACGACGACGACCCGTACGTCCCTGCCGATGGATGTCGCGGACTCGCACCAGGCCGCGTAGGTCTCCGAGCCGCCGCGTACGGCCACGAGAACCTCGCCGGGGCCGTCCGGCGGAATCTGGACGGTCACCCGGCCGACCGCTCCGACCGGGCTCTGGGACGAGTCGTCAGCCGACTGCATGGGCCCTCGCGGAGGGTCGCGCTTGGATGACGTTCACAGGACATCGCCTCCGGCCCCGTACACCGTCGAGAGCGGCCACGACGCACGGGCCGACAGCCGCGCATCCCCTCGATCTCTTCACGGTACTCCGTTCCGAGGACGACGGCGGGGGCCGCGGAGCGACGGGGGCGGGCCGGGGCACCGGGGCGCTCAGTATCCGCCGCCGGACGGCTTCCCGGTGGGTGATGCCGGGGCTGTGATCCGGGCGCCGGACGGATCGACGACGTACCAGGCGGCGCCGAACGCCGTGGAGCCCTGCCCGTTCGTGTCACCGGCCTTCGTGTCGCCCCCGAAGTGGTACAGGGGATGACCGTTGTACGTGACTTCCTTGTTGCCGTCGCTACGGGTGGTGGTGCCCAGCAGACCCGCCTTCACTCCCTTGCCCGCGACCGGTTGGCCGGTCACGGTGAACGGCGGCCACGCCGCGGCGCAGGTACCCGTGCAGGTGGACTTGGTGGAGGTGTCCGCCTCGAAGAGGTACAGGGTCCGGCCGTCACCGTCGACGAGGTGGGTGCCCAGCGGTCCGGTGGTGGTCGCCACGGTCCCCGCGGCCGCGGCCGCCGACGTGCCGGAGGCGGACGCAGAGGCCGACGCCCTGGAGGCGGACGGAGAAGCGGAGGAGGACGAACCGCCGCTGTTGCTGTCGCCGCAGCCGGTGGCCGCGGTGGCGAACAGTGCCACCACGGCCACGGCGGCGGCCTTCCTGACCATGCTTCTCATCCTGGCGTCTCCTCGTTCCCGCTCGGGCCCCGGTGGTGGCCGCGGCTCACACTGCGCGGGCCCGGACGACGGGCCCCGCACCTCCATGAGGACGCGCCATCGTGTGCGCCGCGCGCCGGGAGACGCCGTTCGGCCGTACGCGGGCGGGCAACGGGGGGAAGGGAGGGAGAAGGCGGGAGAAGGGCGGGGCGCGGGAGAGGGAGTGGAGAGGCAGGCGTGGCGGGCGGGGCCTACGGCACCCGCGCCGTCCACTCGGCCGTACCGAACTTGGTGCGGACGAGTTCCTGGGCGCGGGCCATCTCCTCGTCCGTCACCTTGCCGGGGGTCAGGCCGTGCCGGTTGCGGAACGAGTCGATCATGTTGTCGATGACGACCTCGCGCGGCAGCCCCGTCTGGCGGCGCAGCGGGTCGACGCGCTTCTTGGCGCTCTTCGTGCCCTTGTCGGAGAGCTTCTCCTTGCCGATCCGGAGCACTTCCAGCATCTTGTCCGCGTCGATGTCGTACGACATGGTCACGTGGTGGAGCACGGCGCCCTCCCGGCCCACCACGCGCTTCTGTGCCGCGCCCGCGATCTTCCCGGCGTCCGTGGCGATGTCGTTCAGCGGCTGGTACCAGGCCCGGATGCCCATGTCGGCGAGCGCCCCGAGCACCCAGTCGTCGAGGTAGGCGTAGCTGTCCGCGAAGGACAGGCCCGAGACGAGGGAGTCCGGGACGGAGAGGGAGTACGTGATGGTGTTGCCCGGCTCCACGAACATGGCACCCCCGCCGGAGATACGGCGTACGACGTCGACCCCGTGCCGCTCGGCGGCCTCCCGGTCGACCTCGTTGCGCAGGGACTGGAAGCTGCCGATGATCACGGCGGGGGAGGCCCATTCCCAGACCCGGAGCGTCGGCGGGCGGTGGCCGGCCGCGACCTCGGCGGTGATGATCTCGTCCAGGGCCATGTGCAGGGCGGGGGACTGGGGAGCCTCGTGGATGAGCTGCCAGTCGTAGTCGCTCCACTCGGTGGCCTGCGCCAGGGCCCGGCGCACGGCGACCGCGACGCCCTCCGCGGTCAGCCCGAGCATCACCGTGGACTGGGGCAGCGCCGCGTCGATGCGGGCCGCGAGACCGGCGGTGTCGGTGTTGGCCGGGGCGCCTTCGAGGGCCGCGTCGATGGCGAGGATGGCTTCGTCGGGTTCGAGGAAGAAGTCCCCGGCCACTCGTACGTTGCGCAGCGCGCCGCCCTCGACATCGAGGTCCACGACGACGAGCTTGCCGCCGGGAACCTTGTACTCACCGTGCACAGTCCTGCCTCCACATCTCCACCGGCCCGTCCGGGCCGGTCATACCCACTCACAACGCCATGTCCGACCTGCATCATCCCTCCGCGCCGGGACCGTGCGAGGACCGGCCCCCGCGGCGGGCGGCGACCGCCCGGCGTACGCCGTGAGGCCAGCAGCACCCGCACGCCCCAACTCGTCGGGCGTGGCGCGGAGGTGACGGTGGCCGCCCGGCCTCTCGGGCCATATAAGGTAAGCCTAACCTCATTGCTTTCGGAGAACCGGGAAGTGCAGTGCCGCTCGTCAGCGCCTCGGATGTCGCCACCCCCACCTGGTCCGCCCTCGTCGCGGACACCTACACCCGGCTGGAGGCGGTCTCGCCCCTCGTGCGCATCGCGGCCGGGGACGGCGAACGGGAACACGAGGTCCGGGATACCGGTGGCGGCGACACCGGTGCCGGGGGTGCCGACGACTGGGTCCGGGGGAGCCGGATCGCCGCGGAACCGGAGCGGGTGGAGCACCTGGTGGATGTGGAGGCGGAGCGCATCCGGGGGGTGTATGGGCAGCCGCCCCGGAGGGATGTGGCCGCCACCTGGGCGCTGCAGCGCTATCTGTTCACCGCGTGTCTGACGCTCAGCGGGCCCTGGTATCTGCAACGCCGGGTGCCGTGGCTGCCGTTGGACCGGATCCGGTACGCGTGGCAGAACCGGGCCTTCGCCGTCCGGCCCCTGGGGCTGACCTGTCTGCCCGGCGACCGCGCGGCGGCTCTGCCCGGTGTGCGCGTCCTGTCCGGCGAGGAGGCCCTGCGCGCGGAACTGCGCGCCTCCGTCGCCCGCCAGACCGGGCCGGTGCTCGACGCGTTCCGGCCGCTGGTGCGGCGCAGGCCGCGCGCCCTGTGGGGCATGGTCACCGATCAACTGGCCGGTGGGATCTGGCACATCGGGCGGCATCTGGGTGAGGAGGCGGCCGCCACCCGGGCGGCGGACACCCTGCTGCCGGGCAACACCGCTCCGTACATGGGCGGCGCGGGTTTCCGCCCTTCCCCGGACCCGGACGGCGGGTACACCCGTACCCGCACGGGCTGCTGTCTGTACTACACGATTCGCCCCGACAGCCTCTGCGCGACGTGCCCGCGCAGCTGTTGAACGGCCTCCCGCCGCCCCCGGCGGGGCCGGTGGCGACCCCCGCACCCGTGCACTTCGACCGAAGGGTATTCGCCATGCCGCGTGCTCAGTTCATGGGCGGTGCGATCGGCCTGACCTGTGCTCAGAGGCCCGCCCCCGGCGGCGACTCGGCCGAACCCGGCGCCCGCCACGACATGGTTCCGGGACTGCTGCCGCTCCGCGAAGCGGGAGCGCCCGGTATCCCCGCACTCCCATCCGGAGGATCCCGATGACGCCCCGACCGGAAAAAGAGCCCCTCGATCTGCTGGGGGTGGGTGTGGGGCCCTTCAATCTCTCGCTCGCCGCACTGGCCGACGGGGTGCCCGGCCTGCGTGCCGCGTTCCACGAGCAGCGCGCCTCATTCCACTGGCACCCGGGCCTCCTCATCGAGGGCTCCACGCTCCAGGTTCCCTTCCTGGCCGACCTGGTGAGTCTGGTCGAGCCGACCAGCCCGTGGTCCTACCTCAGCTATCTGAAGAACCGTCAGCGGCTCTTCCCCTTCTACTTCGCCGAGCGTTTCCACATCCAGCGCTCCGAGTTCGACAGCTACTGCCGCTGGGTCAGCGGCGCGCTCGCCTCCACCCGCTTCGGCCACCGGGTGGACACCGTGGCCTGGGACGCCGCACGGGGGTCCTTCGCCGTCGGCTTCACCCGGCTCGGCCCGGACGGAGAAGAGCTCGCGGCCGGCCTCGCCCGCGCCCGCCATGTCGCACTGGGCGTCGGTACGGCGCCGTACGTCCCCGAGCCATTGCGGGCCCTCGCCGAGGACCCGGGCTCCCTGGTGCTGCACTCCGCCGACTATCTCGCCCACCGGGACCGGCTGATGGCCGCCCGGCATGTCACCGTCGTCGGCTCCGGCCAGTCCGGCGCGGAGGTGCTGCTGGACCTGCTGCGTTCGCGGCCCGGCGGGGGAGAGGGGCTGACCTGGCTCGCCCGGACCCCGGC from Streptomyces sp. NBC_00654 includes the following:
- a CDS encoding NADP-dependent isocitrate dehydrogenase, translating into MTDSTIIYTHTDEAPALATYSFLPVVEAYASTAGVTVESRDISLAGRIIAGFPERLKADQRIDDALAELGELARTPGANIIKLPNISASIPQLKAAIAELQEQGYALPDYPDDPQTDEDKDVRARYDKVKGSAVNPVLREGNSDRRAPASVKNYAKAHPHRMGAWTADSKTNVATMGVDDFRSTEKSAVIAGDGSLRIELTGDDGTTTVLRESVPVLAGEVVDAAVMRVAALREFFAAQVARAKAEDVLFSVHLKATMMKVSDPIIFGHVVRAFFPNTFAKYGDVLVAAGLTPNDGLGGILKGLDSVPQVGAEIKASFEAELAEGPALAMVDSDKGITNLHVPSDVIVDASMPAMIRTSGHMWGPDGNEADTLAVLPDSSYAGVYQVVIDDCRAHGAFDPSTMGSVPNVGLMAQKAEEYGSHDKTFEIPTTGSVRVVDNNGDVVLEQAVAAGDIFRMCQTKDLPIQDWVKLAVTRARATGNPAVFWLDEGRAHDANLIAKVTTYLADHDTDGLDISIRTPEEATAYSLERIRRGEDTISVTGNVLRDYLTDLFPILELGTSAKMLSVVPLMNGGGLFETGAGGSAPKHVQQLVKENYLRWDSLGEFLALAVSFEHLATTTGNARAQVLADTLDRATGTFLNEDKSPSRKLGGIDNRGSHFYLALYWAQELARQTDDAKLAEAFAPLAKTLAEQEETIVAELIAVQGSPVDIGSYYQPDPAKAAAVMRPSATFNEAIATLV
- a CDS encoding biotin/lipoate A/B protein ligase family protein; this encodes MHGEYKVPGGKLVVVDLDVEGGALRNVRVAGDFFLEPDEAILAIDAALEGAPANTDTAGLAARIDAALPQSTVMLGLTAEGVAVAVRRALAQATEWSDYDWQLIHEAPQSPALHMALDEIITAEVAAGHRPPTLRVWEWASPAVIIGSFQSLRNEVDREAAERHGVDVVRRISGGGAMFVEPGNTITYSLSVPDSLVSGLSFADSYAYLDDWVLGALADMGIRAWYQPLNDIATDAGKIAGAAQKRVVGREGAVLHHVTMSYDIDADKMLEVLRIGKEKLSDKGTKSAKKRVDPLRRQTGLPREVVIDNMIDSFRNRHGLTPGKVTDEEMARAQELVRTKFGTAEWTARVP
- a CDS encoding flotillin family protein: MLFWHVPAPNEAMLISGTKRQAQETQFRIVTGHGSFVLPVKQKARMLSLALREAEIAEDCVTQQGIRLRVRAVCVFKVGDDAVSIANAARRFLSEQDRMEELVGRIFAGHLRSIVGGLTVEQIIRERSRVAQEVMVGSHSEMEKLGIVVDALQIQEIEDATGYIDNLAAPHVSAVASQARIAQARADQEASEREQQAAALKAEYERDTAIKRAGFLAETEQYNARAAQAGPLAQARASHDVIEEQTALAERQAQLAAQRLEAEVRRPADAEAYRLRTLAEAARDQARFAADGSAYAERTLAQAQADANSARALSLRDGNQELIAANRVVENLPALADAAARGMAGARLTVLNGTDGVNSLAAGLVGQGLAILDSLRNTKDPAVDGKRSLRVPEDT
- a CDS encoding (2Fe-2S)-binding protein, which translates into the protein MPLVSASDVATPTWSALVADTYTRLEAVSPLVRIAAGDGEREHEVRDTGGGDTGAGGADDWVRGSRIAAEPERVEHLVDVEAERIRGVYGQPPRRDVAATWALQRYLFTACLTLSGPWYLQRRVPWLPLDRIRYAWQNRAFAVRPLGLTCLPGDRAAALPGVRVLSGEEALRAELRASVARQTGPVLDAFRPLVRRRPRALWGMVTDQLAGGIWHIGRHLGEEAAATRAADTLLPGNTAPYMGGAGFRPSPDPDGGYTRTRTGCCLYYTIRPDSLCATCPRSC
- a CDS encoding amidase, producing MSPTEPTERTGPGTSPPPAGTPAPAPEQAPAHAPPGLADSARRLAEGRTTSIALVAACLARIEATQGTVNAFRHLRAEAALAEAAEADRRLAAGERLPLLGVPVAVKDDTDVAGLPTHFGCDGDLPPAASDSEAVRRLRAAGAVVVGKTNSCELGQWPFTEGAAFGATRNPWNTGHTPGGSSGGSAAAVAAGLVPAALGSDGAGSVRIPAAWTHLVGIKPQRGRISTHPHSDSFQGLTVNGPLARTVADAALLLDAVAGPHPDDPHRPPAVSASAAALRDPGRLRIALAWRPPLTLTRAAPHPEVRRAVTALAEALARLGHHVEEARPRYGLIGLAFVPRATTGIAEFAARHPDPALLDPRTRSALRTGTRLGGRAVRAARAREVHQHRRIGALFDASGAGFDVLLTPTTAAPPPRIGTFDRLSAWRTDLTMAAACPYAWPWNVLGWPGINVPAGFTRDGLPLGAQLLGPSRSEERLIALAAQLEDDRRWFEHRPPAPAALGFTVSS